In Deltaproteobacteria bacterium, the sequence CGATGATCAGGAGCTTCACACCCTGCTGTAGCAGAAATTCGGTGATCTGGGTGGAGTAGCGATTGATGGTTTCCACGGACTTGATGCCGTAGGGCACCCGGGCCGTATCGCCGAAGTAGACGATATGTTCAAATGGAAGCCTTTCCATCAGGGCCCGGACGACGGTCAAACCGCCGATACCGGAGTCGAAGACGCCGATAGGCTGCCGGTTTTCAGGTTTCATGTGTATTGCCCTGGATATTCCTCTCGCATGTCTTGCTGGAGGATCTCATTGATTCCGCTGCAAGCGTCTATGCTTTGCCTCCCGTATAGTCAGCCACCACGATGGCCAAAAGGTCGGAGGTTGCCGCGGCCTGCAGGACCGCGTGGATCTCCTCCGGATCATGGGGGTTGTGTATCCTTGTTATATAGTCCTGATAAGGGGTCAGAGTTCTCTCAAGCGTGCCTTCAGGGATCTTTTGACCTCCCGTTGTTTCCGCTTTTCCATTGTCGAAGATCAGTACCTTCAAGGGAATTTTCCTCTGAATCGCTTCGTTCAGCCCCAGGTGACCGGCGGCAATAAACGAAAAATCCCCCGTCAAAGCCCAGACGGGCTTATGGCCCGCCATGAACGCGCCAATTGCCAGGGGCAGACTGCCACCCATGTGGGTGGTCAGATCCACACATTCAAAGGGCGGAAAGCCGAACAGACAGGTATGCCCCGTATCAGCGGTAACAACATTTCCCCGTACATTCCTGAAAACGGAAAACAGAGGAATATAGCGAGACAGAACTGATTTCCACTTGTCCGGCATGCCGTCGGGAATGTCCGGGACGGGTGGTTTTGCCAGGGCGTCGCTGTTCCGGCCGGTTCGTTTGATCCTGAGCAGTTCATACTGATAGGCGCCGAAGGCAGGACAGAGTATATGGCGGGTAATATCACGAACATAGCTGGTTTCGAGGGGTGGCGGCGTAACCTCCGAGAGGGAAACCTCCAGGTCCATCTCGTCGGCATTGACAATCACCGCGACCGGCAAAGCCAGGCGTTCCGATTCCGCGAAGGCGGAAATAATCACCTCTTTTGCGTTTCCCTCGCGGGCACGGACGTGGTGGAAGGGAACGCCCATACCCGTTAAAAGCGGGGCGCTGTGCAGGATGCTGGCTGAATGTTTGCCCAGCGGATCCTCCAGAATCAGAATAATCAGGCCCGCCGTGGTTCCGGCATAGAGCGCGTCTACAACGCTGTTCGCCGCCTTGGCCAGGCCGTGGCCTTTCATCATGGCGCATGCCCGTCTGCCCGTCAACGCGGCGCCGTGGGCGAGGGAGAAGGCAACTTCTTCATGAAATGAAAAAGGATGCGAAATACGGCTTAACGAACAGAAGTGATCATGGATATCCTGTCCGCCCGTTGCCGGGACATACGTCAAAAGTGCGTCGGCTTCGAACAGGGTTTGGGCGATGATATATGAAAGCCGTGCGGTGGTCATCCGATTCACCCATATTCCTTTTATGTCTGATAGGTTGGCGGCCAAAGGGCCACTTGTTTTTTGAGTGGATACCTATCACATTTAACGGGCAATGTCATCGAGACATCGAGGGCGGTACGGTGTCACCCTTTTATACACCCCAGGGCACGTAATCGGGCCACTTTTTTGGCGATTCCCGCCCTATGAACCACATCGACGACCCAGTCAAGATTCTTGTAGGCTTCGGGGATTTCCTCTGCGAGCGTGCCACGGCCGGAGGCCATGACGACGACCCCTTTATCGGCCAGGTCCTTGGTAATGGAGCGACCCCGGCTGGATTTCGTCGCTTGGGCGCGGCTCATGACACGCCCCGCTCCATGGCAGGAACTGCCAAAGGTTTCTTCCAGGGCCTTGTCTGTGCCGGTCAGGATGTACGAACCGCTACCCATATCACCGGGAATTAAAACGGGCTGACCGATGTTCCGGTATGCAACCGGTACAAGGGGATGTCCGGCGGGCAGGGCTCGGGTTGCCCCCTTGCGGTGGACGCAGAGTGTGCGATCCTTTCCGTCTACCGGGAGGGTTTCAATTTTGGCGATATTATGGGAGACGTCGTAGAGAAGCCGCATGCCCAAAGCCTTTGGGCTCATGTTGAGTGTTTCTTCGAAAGATTTACGGACCCAGTGCATGAGGACCTGTCGATTTGCCCAAGCGTAGTTTGCCGCGCAAGCCATGGCGGCCAGATAGTTCTGTCCCCGGGGTGTTTTGAGATAGGCACAGGCGCGCTGACGATCCGGCAATTCAATGTCCAACTCGCCAATATGTTTGACCATTCCGGTTAGGTAATCGTCACAGACCTGATGACCCAGTCCCCTGGAACCGCTGTGGAGCATGATAACAATCTGTCCTTTGTCAAGACCGTAAGATCTTGCCGCCGCGGGGTCGAAAATCTCTTCCACAACTTCAATTTCCAGGAAATGATTGCCTGAGCCCAGAGTGCCCAGCTGGGCGCGTCCCCGTTCAATGGCCCGGGGGCTGACCTTGTCCGGATCGGCTCCGGCCAGCATCCCCCCCTCTTCCGTGTGGTCCAAATCCTCGGGGGAACCGTAGCCATGATTGATGGCCCAGCGGGCGCCATCGGTAAGCACCTTTCTGGATTCTTTTTGTTTCAACTTGATGGACCCTGTCGAGCCGACGCCGGAGGGAACTTGCTGAAACAAGGCGATTACCAGATCCTTGATGCGGTCCCGGATTTCCGGGAAGGTCAGATGGGTGGTCATAAGGCGGCAGCCGCAGTTGATATCGTAACCCACACCGCCTGGAGAGATGATGCCCTCCTCGACATCAAAGGCGGCAACCCCGCCGATGGGAAAGCCGTAGCCCCAATGCATGTCCGGCATGGCCAAAGAATATTTAACAATTCCGGGAAGGTGTGCCACATTGGCGACCTGTTTTGGGCTTTCGTCCCGCCCCATGGACTGCAACAGGTGTTCACTGGAATAGATGATTCC encodes:
- a CDS encoding RtcB family protein, which gives rise to MSEIRMERLDEFRWLIPRHGEMRVPGIIYSSEHLLQSMGRDESPKQVANVAHLPGIVKYSLAMPDMHWGYGFPIGGVAAFDVEEGIISPGGVGYDINCGCRLMTTHLTFPEIRDRIKDLVIALFQQVPSGVGSTGSIKLKQKESRKVLTDGARWAINHGYGSPEDLDHTEEGGMLAGADPDKVSPRAIERGRAQLGTLGSGNHFLEIEVVEEIFDPAAARSYGLDKGQIVIMLHSGSRGLGHQVCDDYLTGMVKHIGELDIELPDRQRACAYLKTPRGQNYLAAMACAANYAWANRQVLMHWVRKSFEETLNMSPKALGMRLLYDVSHNIAKIETLPVDGKDRTLCVHRKGATRALPAGHPLVPVAYRNIGQPVLIPGDMGSGSYILTGTDKALEETFGSSCHGAGRVMSRAQATKSSRGRSITKDLADKGVVVMASGRGTLAEEIPEAYKNLDWVVDVVHRAGIAKKVARLRALGCIKG